Genomic DNA from Xyrauchen texanus isolate HMW12.3.18 chromosome 28, RBS_HiC_50CHRs, whole genome shotgun sequence:
aaggttatAGGGTTTACTGCCATTACGTCGCCataacaacaaagttgtaatattggacataaatttacacagatAAGGCTATAAaaaatttgatcacactaaaatcatattaacatgaataatgtttatgtcttctggctatacttttgaaataatgaATTGCACCATTCGCTTCCattataaatgcaataaatgtggtatgaaacaaatttttttttttttgtggtaatcaacattatgccacaaatcctgtcaattgagcttactTCACAATAAACCTagaatatccctttaaaagcatTCAAACTCACAAATATTAGGTAAGCTGCATTCAACACAACCTACATTATAAACCGTAACTTCAGGCAGTGCTACAATATTGTGCTTCAGTAGAAGGTTGTTTCCAACAAGACAATTGCTCTTTTTGCAACttaaagtaaattacattttaagcaaTTTGCCGTTGTGGcgcaaaatcattttaaaatgctaaaccaTAACAAATCCTTGACTCAACCATTAAATTGTGATATGACTGTCAGCCTGTGAAGCACTTTTTCTTTAAAGTCAGCACTAACAATGCAGGgacacaattttaaaataattgcgATTCATCCTTCCTTTGTAAACTAAAGAATATTTATGCTATGTAAGCTttctaaaaatcctaaaaacaaATTAAGCCTCAAAGCTGAGGTGTGCAATTTTGTTTAGCATGTATACTTTTCCTATACCAGCTAAAATGCAGAGACAATCCTAAATAATTTATAAGTTGAGTTTCCACAAAAGGTTAAACATTGTGGCTCAgttgtgctatcaaaacattactctgtttgtttgagcatcccaaccagccctacacaacaacactggctcaaccacaCACTATATCTGTCTACTTCTCACTTCCTTTTTTTCTGCTGCTATTTTCATGCAGGTGGCTATCTAGCACATAGTCTGGCCATCATGACCGATGCAGCTCACCTTCTGACCGATTTTGGCAGTATGATGGTCAGTCTTTTCTCACTGTGGATCTCCTCAAGACCACCCACCAAGATGATGAATTTTGGCTGGCACAGATCAGGTAAGACCAGCCCAGGGTTTCAGGAATCCAGACCAAAATAGTTTCCATCAATCGACTCCTGATTGATACACCCTACTGTGATGGAACACCATATTTGTCTCATGTAAATTCACAGAGATTCTGGGAGCACTGATATCTGCTATGTCCATCTGGATCGTGACTGGGGTGTTGTTGTACCTCGCCATTGAGAGGATTGTTAAAAATGACTATGAGATCGAAGGCCACGTGATGGTTGTAACCTCAGGTTGTGCTGTCTTGGTCAACATCTTGTGAGTAGACCGAAACTAGACTTGTTTAGACAAGAATCTTGTATTAAATTGATATGATTTTGACTGCTTTATGGTTTATATTACAGAATGGCATATATTCTACACCATTCCACCACTTTCCACAGTCACGGTTCAGGTTACCATAAGATTGATGAGAATGGGATGAGCTCAGTGGGCCATGGCCACTCCCACAGCATCCTTGGTAGCCAGGGGAACACCAGTGTCAGAGcagcatttattcatgttttgggGGATCTGTTACAGAGCTTTGGAGTGTTGGTGGCAGCCATTATAATCTACTTCAGGGTAAATGaatatatttaacattaaaaacttgctgtgaaagtgaatggtgactaaggctaacattctgtaaaaaaataagggtgagtacattttgagaGAATTTCGATTTTTAGGTCAACTATCACCTTAAAGATTGTGTTTGAGTTCTGTCTAGccttaaaataaaaatcttaacatttttgtttaatggtgctaaaaactaaatatatttggATACATATTCAAAAACATATCATTTTCAATAAAGTCTCTTCTCAAAAAGTAATTGAATTAAATCATCTTGATAATTAAGAGAACATACATTTCTTTCCTTAACTCCTGAAAGCGCTTCAGTGGAGAATGTTACTTCTGTCATTTGTAGTCTAATGCAATTTGACACTTTGCACAGAAGCATCTGATTCTGCTCTTCATTGCATCAGTACCTCCTGTTCTCTCTCAACCTTCTAACACAGCCAGAATACAAAGTAGCCGATCCCATTTGCACTTTCCTCTTCTCTGTGTTCGTCCTGGGCACCACCACTACCATCCTGAGAGATGTCTTCCGCATTCTCATGGAGGGTAATTTTCACTTTGAATAATTGACCCTACAGTCTATACTATTGtatgtataatatactgtatatgtacacacatcagggtaagttgtcacaagggcta
This window encodes:
- the slc30a2 gene encoding zinc transporter 2 produces the protein MDPPPTSEKSNLINERNAKIYSLKLNSEFSGSKESCPNLPLENGDMAGAIELKRPVGTHCHGKTAVYEESREKLIAKKKLYIASMVCLVFMIGEVIGGYLAHSLAIMTDAAHLLTDFGSMMVSLFSLWISSRPPTKMMNFGWHRSEILGALISAMSIWIVTGVLLYLAIERIVKNDYEIEGHVMVVTSGCAVLVNILMAYILHHSTTFHSHGSGYHKIDENGMSSVGHGHSHSILGSQGNTSVRAAFIHVLGDLLQSFGVLVAAIIIYFRPEYKVADPICTFLFSVFVLGTTTTILRDVFRILMEGAPKGIEFNSVKDVLLSLKAVKAMHSLHLWALTLSQSLLSVHIAVEENADPQSVLKEATEILQTKFGFYSTTIQVEPYCEDMIYCAQCQDPLD